From one Burkholderiales bacterium genomic stretch:
- a CDS encoding ATP-grasp domain-containing protein produces MRRILLLLPTTSYRNSDFLAAAEALKIEIIGAADYCHQLAPHWGLTAIMSVHFDMPEQAAQTILQALACRPDAVLAVDDHGLELAALLNERLGLSGNRPEAVRRLRDKLEFRKLLNAHGYNCPEFHHLQDGADPAGLIPSLRFPVVVKARRLSASRGIIRADHAQQYLQAAIRVRAIQSKADRDAAGLGLVIESFVPGMEYALEGVLQNGRLKTLALFDKPDPLDGPYFEETLYVTPSRLAQETQKQIEHTVQDACRLAGLATGPVHAEMRLNGSGVWLLEIAARSIGGLCGRVLRHALGMSIEELILRQAMGESLPAFRGETSVAVMMIPIPRRGIYQGVRNLDLARKSPGITDIRITAEIGQIILPPPEGASYLGFIFARGANSMEAESVIRSAHRLLQFDIQPEFQVIES; encoded by the coding sequence GTGCGGCGCATACTGCTTCTTCTTCCCACCACCTCTTACCGCAACAGCGATTTTCTCGCGGCTGCCGAAGCGCTTAAAATTGAAATTATCGGCGCGGCGGATTACTGCCATCAGCTCGCACCACATTGGGGATTAACAGCGATCATGTCGGTGCATTTCGATATGCCGGAACAGGCGGCGCAAACCATACTACAAGCACTCGCGTGCAGGCCCGATGCCGTGTTGGCCGTGGACGATCACGGACTTGAGCTGGCGGCATTGCTCAATGAGCGACTTGGACTGAGCGGAAACCGGCCAGAAGCGGTCCGAAGACTGCGCGACAAACTGGAATTCCGCAAGCTATTGAACGCCCACGGTTACAACTGCCCGGAGTTTCATCATTTGCAGGACGGCGCAGACCCCGCCGGCCTGATTCCAAGTTTGCGTTTTCCGGTAGTGGTCAAAGCAAGACGGCTTTCCGCGAGCCGGGGCATAATCCGTGCCGACCATGCGCAGCAATACCTGCAGGCCGCTATCCGGGTGCGCGCGATCCAGAGCAAAGCCGACCGCGATGCCGCGGGGCTCGGCCTGGTGATCGAAAGCTTCGTTCCAGGAATGGAATATGCGCTTGAAGGCGTACTGCAAAATGGTCGTCTCAAAACCCTGGCGCTATTCGACAAGCCTGATCCGCTGGACGGCCCTTATTTCGAGGAGACGCTTTACGTCACGCCGTCCCGTCTTGCGCAAGAAACCCAGAAGCAGATAGAGCATACGGTTCAGGACGCCTGCCGGCTCGCGGGCCTCGCGACCGGTCCGGTGCACGCCGAAATGCGCTTGAACGGCTCGGGCGTTTGGCTGCTGGAGATTGCGGCGCGTTCAATCGGCGGGTTGTGCGGACGGGTGCTGCGCCATGCGCTGGGCATGAGTATCGAGGAACTGATTTTGCGCCAAGCGATGGGTGAATCGCTGCCAGCGTTTCGCGGTGAGACATCTGTAGCAGTAATGATGATACCTATTCCCCGGCGCGGGATTTACCAAGGTGTGCGCAATCTTGACCTTGCGCGGAAATCACCCGGGATTACCGATATCCGGATCACTGCCGAAATCGGACAGATCATCCTTCCACCGCCGGAAGGCGCGAGCTACCTTGGTTTTATTTTTGCCAGGGGCGCGAACTCCATGGAGGCGGAATCTGTCATAAGGTCGGCACACCGGCTTTTGCAGTTCGATATTCAGCCCGAATTCCAGGTGATAGAATCTTGA
- a CDS encoding CUAEP/CCAEP-tail radical SAM protein has protein sequence MLATVAFSPQGSQSRSARGFKIILINLYELGRQPFALAESAAWLRRAGFEVRCIDLSLQKLDAHELAESSLVAVYVGMHTATRIALDALPRIKQLAPRAHLCVYGLYAPMNEMLLRSLGAQSVLGGEFEPGLLNLAQRLKNGRASAKQAEPVVNLDKIRYMVPERSLLPGLHRYARLELPDGSTRVVGFAEASRGCKHLCRHCPVVPVYQGRFRVVQAEVVLADIRQQVAMGAQHISFGDPDFFNGPTHALKIVRALHDEFPEVTYDATIKVQHLINNAALLPELKRCGCLFITSAVESVDDRILEYLAKHHSSEDFDRVAVLLGNAGIAFAPTFVAFTPWTTVEGYIDLLRRIADLDLVESVPPVQLSLRLLIPEGSRLLQLPEFRDRVEDFDPVLLGYPWRHRDPKVDLLQAETQSLAEQSNTLDRSEVFERIWRLAHGMQGVTVPALPRSKSPKSIPRLSEPWYCCAEPTRQQLQSF, from the coding sequence ATGCTAGCTACTGTTGCCTTCAGCCCGCAGGGCTCACAATCGCGTTCCGCACGCGGATTCAAGATCATTCTGATCAACCTGTACGAGCTGGGGCGGCAGCCCTTCGCCCTGGCCGAATCCGCGGCCTGGCTGAGGCGCGCGGGATTTGAAGTACGCTGTATAGATCTGTCCCTGCAAAAACTCGACGCGCACGAGCTGGCGGAATCTTCGCTGGTCGCCGTTTACGTTGGCATGCACACCGCAACACGCATCGCTCTGGACGCATTGCCGCGCATCAAGCAACTCGCGCCCAGGGCGCACCTGTGCGTGTATGGTTTGTACGCGCCCATGAACGAAATGCTCTTGAGAAGCCTGGGTGCGCAAAGCGTGCTCGGCGGTGAATTTGAGCCCGGGCTGCTGAATCTTGCACAACGGCTTAAAAACGGGCGCGCATCGGCGAAGCAAGCCGAGCCGGTGGTTAATCTCGACAAAATTAGATATATGGTGCCCGAACGTTCACTGCTTCCCGGCCTGCACCGATACGCGCGGCTGGAGCTGCCCGACGGGAGCACGCGAGTGGTCGGCTTTGCCGAAGCCAGCCGCGGCTGCAAGCATTTATGCCGTCATTGCCCCGTGGTGCCGGTGTATCAAGGCAGGTTTCGCGTCGTGCAGGCGGAGGTCGTGCTTGCGGACATCCGCCAGCAGGTGGCGATGGGCGCGCAACACATTTCTTTCGGGGATCCCGATTTCTTCAATGGGCCGACACATGCGCTCAAAATTGTGCGCGCGCTACACGATGAATTTCCCGAAGTCACTTACGACGCGACCATTAAGGTGCAGCATCTTATCAATAATGCTGCGCTACTTCCGGAACTAAAAAGATGCGGATGCCTGTTTATCACCTCGGCAGTGGAATCGGTGGATGACCGCATTCTCGAATATTTGGCGAAACACCACTCCAGCGAGGATTTCGATCGCGTGGCGGTGTTGCTAGGTAACGCCGGCATCGCTTTCGCCCCGACTTTTGTCGCGTTCACTCCGTGGACCACAGTAGAAGGTTATATCGATCTGCTGCGGCGCATTGCAGATCTCGATCTCGTGGAGAGCGTGCCACCGGTGCAGCTGTCCCTGCGATTGTTGATTCCCGAAGGCTCACGCTTGCTGCAATTGCCGGAATTTCGCGATCGGGTCGAAGATTTTGACCCGGTTCTCTTGGGTTATCCCTGGCGGCATCGAGATCCGAAGGTGGATCTGCTGCAAGCTGAGACACAGTCGCTGGCCGAACAATCCAATACGCTTGACCGCAGCGAGGTTTTTGAGCGCATCTGGCGGCTGGCGCACGGCATGCAGGGGGTTACAGTTCCCGCGTTGCCCCGATCAAAAAGCCCGAAATCGATTCCCCGATTGTCCGAGCCTTGGTATTGCTGCGCTGAGCCCACGCGCCAGCAGTTGCAGAGTTTCTAG
- the ubiE gene encoding bifunctional demethylmenaquinone methyltransferase/2-methoxy-6-polyprenyl-1,4-benzoquinol methylase UbiE, translating to MNPSTDFGFQRVAEEEKTSRVAGVFNSVANRYDLMNDLMSLGAHRLWKRFAVELSATRVGDHVLDIAAGTADMSLLFAKRMGKNGTVWFTDVNNSMLRLGRDRLLDRGLTLPTAQCNAEKLPFPSDCFDCVSVAFGLRNMTRKDLALREMLRVLKPGGRLLVLEFSKIWKPLQPIYDAYSFNVLPALGKLVVNDPDSYRYLAESIRVHPSQEELKQMMEQAGFERVEYFNLSAGVVALHRGYKY from the coding sequence ATGAACCCATCTACCGATTTCGGTTTTCAAAGAGTTGCCGAAGAGGAAAAAACCTCGCGGGTTGCAGGCGTATTCAACTCGGTCGCGAACCGCTATGACCTGATGAACGATTTGATGTCGCTGGGCGCGCACCGGCTGTGGAAGCGTTTTGCCGTCGAACTGAGCGCAACCCGGGTGGGCGATCATGTGCTCGATATCGCCGCAGGCACCGCCGATATGAGTTTGCTCTTTGCTAAGCGTATGGGCAAGAACGGCACGGTCTGGTTCACTGATGTAAACAACAGCATGCTCAGGCTCGGCCGCGACCGGCTGCTCGACCGCGGCTTGACGTTGCCGACCGCACAATGCAATGCGGAAAAGCTTCCTTTTCCAAGCGATTGCTTCGATTGCGTGAGCGTGGCATTTGGACTCAGGAACATGACCCGCAAGGATTTGGCGTTGCGTGAAATGCTGCGCGTGCTGAAACCCGGGGGACGGCTTTTAGTGTTGGAATTTTCCAAAATCTGGAAGCCGCTGCAGCCAATTTACGATGCTTATTCGTTCAACGTTTTGCCGGCCCTGGGTAAGCTCGTGGTCAACGATCCCGACAGCTACCGCTACCTTGCAGAGTCCATCCGTGTGCACCCCTCACAGGAAGAACTCAAGCAGATGATGGAACAGGCCGGTTTTGAGCGCGTCGAATACTTTAATCTCAGCGCCGGCGTAGTGGCGCTGCATCGCGGCTATAAATATTGA
- a CDS encoding DUF971 domain-containing protein — protein sequence MAEHGKVVPTPTEIKLHQKSRVLEISFSDGKIFQLSYEFLRVFSPSAEVRGHGPGQETLQAGKKNIEITALEPVGSYAVQPRFSDGHDTGIYSWDYLYLLGENQERMWHEYLTRIEAAGASREPVAGAYESRPKSK from the coding sequence ATGGCAGAGCACGGCAAAGTAGTTCCTACCCCGACTGAAATCAAGCTGCATCAGAAATCGAGGGTACTGGAAATTTCATTTTCAGACGGAAAAATCTTCCAGCTTTCGTACGAATTTCTGCGCGTATTTTCTCCTTCGGCCGAAGTGCGCGGCCATGGGCCCGGCCAGGAAACACTTCAGGCCGGTAAAAAAAACATTGAAATTACCGCGCTTGAGCCGGTGGGCAGCTACGCGGTGCAGCCGCGTTTTTCGGATGGACATGACACCGGCATCTATTCGTGGGATTACCTTTACCTGCTGGGGGAAAACCAGGAACGGATGTGGCACGAGTACTTGACGCGCATCGAAGCCGCAGGTGCAAGTCGCGAGCCGGTTGCCGGTGCGTATGAGTCGCGCCCCAAATCGAAATAG
- a CDS encoding DUF4197 domain-containing protein — protein MAKIAGLVQDARRGIGMGIVMRPVPILILGLALSLPVYAVDLSTLSNKDAVGGLKEALDESCRAAVGKLGIKDGFLGNPRVKIPLPGELQKAANVMHKFGLGSYADELIVTMNRAAEAAVPEAKPILLNAVKKMTVRDAKGILAGGEDAATQYFRKTTENSLHAKFLPIVKEATRKVGLAEKYNEFAAKATQFGLTRAPDLDQYVTQKTLDGLFLVMKEQEKAIRAHPAAYGGKLLHEAFGAVAR, from the coding sequence ATGGCAAAAATTGCAGGCCTGGTTCAAGACGCACGGCGTGGCATAGGTATGGGAATTGTGATGCGGCCGGTTCCCATCCTTATCCTCGGGTTGGCGTTGAGCCTGCCCGTATACGCCGTTGATCTAAGCACCCTCAGCAACAAGGACGCTGTCGGCGGACTAAAAGAAGCCTTGGACGAAAGTTGCCGCGCCGCAGTGGGAAAACTGGGTATCAAGGACGGCTTTCTCGGTAATCCGCGAGTCAAGATTCCTTTGCCGGGCGAACTGCAAAAGGCCGCGAATGTAATGCACAAATTTGGCCTCGGCAGCTATGCGGATGAACTGATTGTCACCATGAACCGTGCCGCGGAAGCTGCGGTCCCCGAAGCCAAACCGATACTCCTGAATGCCGTAAAAAAGATGACCGTGCGCGATGCCAAGGGAATACTCGCCGGGGGCGAGGACGCAGCCACGCAGTATTTCCGCAAAACCACTGAAAACTCGCTGCACGCCAAATTCCTGCCGATTGTCAAGGAAGCGACGCGCAAGGTAGGCCTGGCGGAAAAATACAATGAATTCGCCGCCAAAGCGACGCAATTCGGATTGACCCGCGCACCTGACCTGGACCAATATGTGACGCAAAAAACGCTCGACGGCCTGTTTCTGGTGATGAAGGAGCAAGAAAAAGCGATACGGGCGCATCCCGCCGCATACGGCGGCAAGCTGCTGCATGAGGCTTTTGGCGCCGTAGCGCGCTAG
- a CDS encoding dienelactone hydrolase family protein, whose translation MDSHSLSFKAKTEFTRREFVAGMLATGFALAVQPVSAQAIHTDDNGLTAGEVKIPVPDGEIPAYRAMPAAGGRFPVVLVVQEIFGVHEHIKDVCRRLAKIGYLSVAPELYVRQGDVSKLSDIQQIIDQVVSKVPDAQVMSDLDASVAWAEISGNGNTAKLGITGFCWGGRIVWLYAAHSNKLKAGVAWYGPLAGNTSALKPKNPLDLVASLKAPVLGLYGGADQGIPLETIERMRKALKEAGSKSEIVIYPNAPHAFNADYRPSYRRTEARDGWQKLQAWFKTHGVA comes from the coding sequence ATGGACTCGCATTCGTTGAGCTTTAAGGCCAAAACCGAATTCACCCGCCGCGAGTTTGTGGCAGGTATGTTGGCCACCGGTTTTGCCCTCGCTGTGCAGCCCGTATCCGCGCAAGCCATTCACACCGATGACAATGGATTAACCGCCGGCGAAGTGAAGATTCCGGTGCCGGACGGCGAAATTCCAGCATATCGCGCGATGCCCGCCGCGGGGGGCCGGTTTCCCGTGGTCCTGGTCGTTCAGGAAATTTTCGGCGTGCATGAGCACATTAAAGATGTCTGCCGTCGGCTCGCCAAAATCGGCTACCTGTCAGTCGCGCCGGAACTCTACGTACGCCAGGGTGACGTATCGAAACTCTCGGACATTCAGCAAATAATCGATCAAGTGGTATCCAAGGTTCCGGATGCCCAGGTCATGTCGGATCTTGATGCGAGTGTGGCCTGGGCGGAAATATCCGGCAACGGCAATACCGCGAAGCTTGGAATCACCGGTTTTTGTTGGGGCGGGCGCATCGTCTGGTTGTATGCCGCGCACAGCAATAAGCTTAAAGCGGGTGTAGCCTGGTATGGACCGCTCGCCGGCAATACCAGCGCATTGAAGCCCAAGAATCCGCTAGACCTTGTAGCATCGCTTAAAGCTCCAGTACTGGGTCTGTATGGCGGGGCTGATCAGGGTATACCGCTGGAAACCATAGAGCGCATGCGCAAAGCGCTTAAAGAAGCGGGCAGCAAGTCGGAAATCGTGATTTATCCGAATGCGCCCCATGCCTTTAATGCCGATTACCGCCCGAGTTATCGCAGAACTGAAGCGCGGGATGGATGGCAAAAATTGCAGGCCTGGTTCAAGACGCACGGCGTGGCATAG
- a CDS encoding ATP-binding cassette domain-containing protein — MNGSGVTVIVMLGYLASSICANQMIALENVSKTYGKQLALARTSLTFATGGITALIGPSGCGKSTLLRLMLGLIQPDEGRVIFNGEHMTASNVESARHAIGYVIQDAGLFPHLTARGNVVLLAIFLKRNASWINERVNNLAELVRLPREALARFPRELSGGQRQRVGLMRALMLDPDVLLLDEPLGALDPVVRSALQAELKSIFSQLGKTVILVTHDINEAAYLASDIVLLREGRVVQRGALGELLRHPAEPYVKQFIQVQRPMVAELR; from the coding sequence GTGAACGGCAGTGGCGTAACCGTCATTGTAATGTTAGGCTACCTCGCGTCATCAATATGTGCTAATCAGATGATTGCCCTGGAAAACGTTTCCAAAACTTATGGAAAACAGCTGGCTCTCGCCCGTACCAGCCTTACCTTCGCAACGGGCGGCATTACGGCGCTCATCGGTCCAAGCGGTTGCGGAAAGTCCACATTGCTTCGCTTAATGCTGGGTTTGATTCAGCCCGACGAGGGACGGGTGATTTTCAACGGCGAACATATGACCGCCAGTAACGTAGAAAGTGCGCGTCATGCCATCGGATACGTAATACAAGACGCGGGCTTGTTTCCTCATTTGACAGCGCGCGGGAACGTGGTTTTGCTCGCGATCTTCTTAAAGCGCAACGCGTCGTGGATTAACGAGCGGGTGAATAATTTGGCGGAGCTCGTGCGGCTTCCGCGCGAGGCGCTTGCTCGCTTTCCGCGCGAACTTTCCGGAGGCCAGCGCCAGCGCGTCGGATTAATGCGCGCGTTGATGCTTGATCCCGATGTGCTGCTGCTCGACGAGCCATTAGGCGCGCTCGACCCGGTCGTGCGCAGTGCATTACAAGCCGAGCTGAAGAGCATATTTAGCCAACTCGGTAAGACAGTCATTTTGGTGACGCACGATATCAACGAGGCAGCGTACTTGGCGTCCGACATTGTGCTGCTGCGCGAGGGCCGGGTAGTGCAGCGCGGTGCGCTCGGCGAACTGCTGCGTCATCCGGCCGAACCGTACGTAAAGCAGTTCATCCAGGTGCAGCGCCCGATGGTCGCGGAGTTGCGGTGA
- a CDS encoding glycine betaine ABC transporter substrate-binding protein, translating to MKNGVLWICLPLLAPAVSADATLNIGSKRFTESYILGEILDQTARSAHETTVDYHQGLGNTGILFAALRSGDIDLYPEYSGTIWFELLKKNTAGDLAALNRELAPLGLTAGLPLGFNNTYALAMLDARAMQLGISSISDLAHEPELKLGLSQEFLNRKDGWPLVKSVYTLAFEPMGIDHGLAYEALAEGKIDVMDIYSTDAKIAKYGLRVLRDDKHAFPAYHALILYRSDVPRRFPETWAALHKLEGRISEKQMARMNAEAELEGRSFAAIAADFLASGTAQKRSASSGRNLLDLTFGSDFWRLTVQHLLLVFVSLGGAIVVGLPLGVCAAYLPAFRQPILSLVGVIQTLPSLALLAFLISMLGTIGVIPALIALFLYALLPIVRNTFAGISDIQPSLKEAAQSLGLPFFARLRLIELPLASRAILGGIKTSAVINVGTATIAAFVGAGGYGERIVQGLALNDAATMLAGAIPAAVLALVLQGGFELLDRWLIPAGLRQGTLD from the coding sequence ATGAAAAATGGAGTACTGTGGATCTGTTTGCCGCTGCTTGCGCCCGCAGTCTCCGCCGACGCTACGCTCAACATTGGCTCCAAGCGCTTCACTGAATCCTACATCCTCGGCGAAATCCTGGATCAGACCGCAAGAAGTGCGCATGAAACGACGGTTGATTACCATCAGGGACTGGGTAATACCGGGATACTGTTTGCGGCGTTGCGAAGCGGCGATATCGATTTATATCCGGAATATTCCGGGACTATCTGGTTCGAGCTGCTGAAAAAAAACACGGCTGGCGATCTCGCGGCGCTCAACCGCGAGCTTGCTCCCCTGGGTCTGACGGCCGGGTTGCCGCTGGGGTTCAACAACACCTATGCGCTCGCGATGCTCGACGCGCGCGCGATGCAGCTCGGCATCTCAAGTATCAGCGATCTTGCTCACGAGCCTGAACTGAAATTAGGATTGTCGCAGGAATTTTTGAACCGCAAGGATGGATGGCCGCTGGTCAAAAGCGTGTACACGCTAGCGTTTGAGCCGATGGGCATCGATCACGGTCTGGCTTATGAGGCACTGGCCGAAGGCAAGATCGATGTCATGGATATTTATTCCACAGATGCCAAAATTGCCAAGTATGGTTTGCGCGTGCTGCGCGATGACAAGCACGCTTTCCCCGCTTACCATGCGCTAATTCTTTATCGCAGCGATGTGCCGCGTCGCTTTCCAGAAACCTGGGCGGCGCTGCACAAGCTGGAGGGCCGGATTTCTGAAAAGCAGATGGCGCGGATGAATGCTGAAGCTGAGCTTGAAGGCAGGTCTTTTGCCGCCATCGCGGCCGATTTCCTCGCTTCGGGAACGGCGCAAAAGCGGAGCGCAAGTTCCGGCAGAAATCTGCTGGATCTTACCTTTGGCTCGGACTTCTGGCGATTGACGGTTCAACATTTGCTGCTGGTATTTGTGTCACTCGGCGGAGCGATCGTGGTGGGCCTGCCGCTCGGCGTCTGCGCCGCGTACTTGCCTGCGTTCAGGCAACCGATTCTGTCCTTGGTGGGCGTGATACAGACGCTGCCGTCACTGGCGCTGCTCGCGTTCCTGATTAGCATGCTCGGGACGATCGGTGTCATCCCGGCGCTGATTGCGCTGTTTCTATATGCGCTGCTGCCGATTGTGCGAAATACATTTGCTGGCATTAGCGATATTCAGCCCTCGCTCAAGGAAGCAGCGCAATCGCTTGGGTTACCCTTCTTCGCGCGCCTGCGATTGATAGAGCTGCCGCTCGCCTCGCGGGCCATCCTTGGCGGCATTAAAACCTCCGCGGTGATAAATGTTGGAACGGCGACTATTGCCGCTTTTGTGGGCGCGGGCGGTTACGGCGAACGCATTGTCCAGGGCTTGGCCTTAAATGATGCCGCAACCATGCTCGCCGGGGCGATTCCCGCCGCGGTGCTGGCGCTCGTGCTGCAAGGTGGATTTGAACTGCTCGATCGCTGGTTGATTCCCGCCGGATTGCGACAGGGAACCTTAGATTAA
- a CDS encoding methyltransferase, which yields MKPFIRTALLSVVLACFSSPTFAANETELLLDQAIAGNQRDAKSKARDRYRHPKETLLFFGLKSNMTVVEIWPGAGWYTEILAPVLRDRGRLYEATYALQSKATPEIRREIGREYLKTLAQHPGTYDKIILTELQAPEYTSIAPRGSADMVLTFRNVHNWAKDGNAEATFKAFYEALKPGGILGVTDHRAKPGTTLQDMIRSGYVTEDYVIELAQRAGFRLVAKSEINGNPKDSKNYPKGVWTLPPTLRLGNQDREKYLAIGESDRMTLKFVKPK from the coding sequence ATGAAACCGTTTATCAGAACTGCACTTCTTTCCGTCGTGCTGGCGTGCTTTTCATCCCCCACGTTTGCCGCAAATGAGACCGAATTGTTGCTCGACCAAGCAATTGCGGGCAACCAGCGCGACGCAAAAAGCAAGGCGCGCGATAGATATCGTCATCCCAAGGAAACCTTGCTGTTCTTTGGGCTTAAATCCAACATGACAGTTGTGGAAATCTGGCCGGGGGCGGGTTGGTACACTGAAATCCTCGCGCCGGTTTTGCGCGATAGAGGCAGGCTGTATGAGGCAACCTACGCCTTACAATCGAAAGCCACGCCTGAAATTCGCAGGGAAATCGGGCGGGAATACCTAAAAACACTCGCGCAACATCCCGGAACTTACGACAAGATCATCCTGACCGAGCTGCAGGCGCCCGAATACACTTCGATTGCCCCGCGCGGCTCGGCCGACATGGTGCTCACATTCCGCAACGTGCACAACTGGGCAAAAGACGGCAACGCCGAAGCTACTTTTAAGGCATTTTATGAAGCATTGAAGCCGGGCGGCATTCTCGGCGTCACAGATCATCGCGCCAAGCCGGGCACAACTCTGCAAGACATGATACGCAGCGGCTATGTGACCGAAGACTATGTGATCGAGCTTGCCCAGCGCGCCGGATTCCGCCTGGTAGCAAAATCGGAAATCAACGGCAATCCTAAAGACAGCAAAAACTACCCCAAAGGCGTATGGACTTTGCCGCCGACGCTGCGCCTCGGTAATCAGGATAGGGAAAAATATCTCGCGATCGGCGAATCAGACCGCATGACGCTGAAATTCGTCAAGCCGAAATAG
- a CDS encoding TMEM165/GDT1 family protein has protein sequence MQAFLASVGLVAAAEMGDKTQLPSLVLAARLHRPYPIIAGIICATLLNHTLAGSLGVWLAQWVPHTVLYWIAAFSFIVFGIWALRADSLVKDPRVYPTGVFVTAFVAFFLAEMGDKTRLATVALAARFDALGEVVLGTTLGMLIADLPAVFFGEVLAKRIPTRPIRWLAALLFVAMGIATFLGRLAPSV, from the coding sequence ATGCAGGCATTTCTCGCCTCGGTGGGACTGGTCGCAGCGGCGGAAATGGGCGACAAGACACAGCTCCCTTCTTTGGTGCTGGCAGCGAGGCTGCACCGCCCGTATCCCATTATCGCCGGAATAATATGTGCAACACTCTTGAACCACACACTTGCGGGCTCGCTGGGTGTGTGGTTGGCACAGTGGGTTCCGCACACCGTACTCTACTGGATCGCGGCATTTTCATTCATCGTTTTCGGCATTTGGGCCTTGCGCGCCGACTCCCTGGTAAAAGATCCGCGGGTCTATCCAACTGGCGTATTTGTCACGGCGTTCGTTGCATTTTTTCTTGCCGAGATGGGCGATAAAACGCGGCTTGCCACTGTGGCACTTGCCGCCCGTTTCGATGCGCTTGGCGAAGTCGTCCTGGGTACCACCCTGGGAATGCTCATTGCGGATTTGCCTGCCGTATTTTTCGGCGAGGTGCTGGCAAAACGCATTCCCACGCGCCCGATACGATGGCTGGCCGCTTTGCTTTTCGTCGCAATGGGTATCGCAACGTTTTTAGGAAGACTTGCGCCGTCCGTCTAG
- a CDS encoding cupredoxin family copper-binding protein, with amino-acid sequence MSYAFSCNATYPLRVRAVLGLVLCAALIMPATFAAAAPPVPTVDVNIAKFAFVPKEITIAPGTKVIWTNRDETPHTVTSNDKSFASKGLDTDDKFEHTFASEGDFSYFCTLHPFMTGVVHVRQQ; translated from the coding sequence ATGAGCTACGCTTTTTCTTGCAACGCCACTTATCCGCTTCGTGTCCGCGCCGTTCTCGGGCTGGTCTTGTGCGCAGCCCTTATAATGCCTGCGACTTTCGCAGCGGCGGCTCCACCCGTGCCGACCGTCGATGTCAATATCGCGAAGTTCGCGTTCGTACCGAAGGAAATTACGATTGCGCCCGGCACCAAGGTGATTTGGACCAATCGCGACGAAACGCCACATACTGTGACCAGCAACGACAAGAGTTTTGCCTCGAAAGGCTTGGATACCGATGACAAGTTCGAGCATACTTTTGCCAGCGAAGGTGACTTTAGTTACTTCTGCACCTTGCATCCGTTCATGACGGGCGTCGTGCACGTGCGCCAGCAATAG
- a CDS encoding metallophosphoesterase — MSKFSPADPSHNPARRQALSCLAAWTGAAVVWTVAGGVPRALGATNAGTLTAAAQNALTFVQISDTHVGFHKAANPDVVASLRRAIADINALSQAPAFVVHTGDVSHLSKPEEFGRAREVLQEIHVDRVHTIPGEHDTIDEGMKGYLKFFDHDGNGKSWYSFDQGGVHFIGLNNVLNFKMGTMAALGDEQIAWMKSDLARVSHSTPIVVLAHIPLWTIWEPWGWGTADSAQAVALLRPFGSVTVLNGHIHQVLQKVEGNIALHTAMSLAHPLPTPGQEGIGEPGPVTVPAGELGKLLGTRQLSVVRGQQELALIDRPLDR, encoded by the coding sequence ATGAGCAAATTCAGCCCCGCCGACCCTAGCCACAATCCCGCGCGCCGCCAGGCATTGAGCTGTCTCGCCGCCTGGACCGGCGCCGCCGTCGTCTGGACGGTGGCCGGCGGCGTACCGCGCGCGCTTGGCGCGACAAACGCGGGCACCCTCACAGCGGCCGCGCAGAATGCGCTGACGTTTGTGCAGATTAGCGATACCCATGTCGGCTTTCACAAAGCGGCCAATCCCGACGTTGTCGCCAGCCTGCGCCGTGCGATCGCCGATATCAACGCACTATCGCAAGCACCTGCCTTCGTGGTGCATACCGGCGATGTGAGCCATTTGTCGAAGCCCGAGGAATTCGGTCGGGCGCGTGAAGTGCTTCAGGAAATCCATGTTGATCGCGTGCACACGATTCCAGGCGAACACGACACGATCGATGAAGGCATGAAAGGCTATCTCAAGTTTTTCGATCATGACGGCAATGGCAAGTCCTGGTACAGCTTTGACCAGGGCGGCGTGCATTTCATCGGTTTGAACAACGTGCTGAACTTCAAGATGGGCACGATGGCGGCGCTCGGCGACGAACAAATCGCCTGGATGAAAAGTGACCTCGCGCGCGTCTCGCATTCAACACCCATCGTGGTGCTCGCGCATATTCCGCTGTGGACGATTTGGGAACCCTGGGGTTGGGGCACGGCCGATTCCGCGCAGGCGGTCGCGCTGTTGCGTCCGTTCGGATCGGTCACAGTCTTGAACGGACATATTCATCAAGTGCTGCAGAAGGTCGAAGGCAATATCGCGCTGCACACCGCAATGTCGCTAGCCCACCCGCTGCCCACGCCCGGACAGGAAGGCATCGGCGAACCTGGTCCGGTAACAGTGCCCGCCGGCGAACTCGGCAAGCTGCTCGGCACGCGCCAGCTCAGCGTGGTCCGCGGACAGCAGGAACTTGCGCTGATCGACAGACCCCTCGATCGCTAA